The proteins below come from a single Limnobaculum xujianqingii genomic window:
- a CDS encoding Csu type fimbrial protein, with amino-acid sequence MNNIHSKPSSSVLTHYMVLSIALFILLIASPLQAATCRITASPAAEDLGTTSSFNVNSANGLSTSGPGGISCSGLSIDLLSGSVLTGTLKTTTNNMNLVNTQIPGAKIPYMLYADNTTNYPFIKDQAVNYGAGGLNILNLLVVGLGGSTTIYTKTTPLQNIPAGTYTDTVTIYWYSKMCLANLLGACISLSPPDEGTSTIQIKLIVTKDCQIITTTNINFGSSAFVDQFPIKANNTVTLTCSAQTPYKTYFTNGDNYSDPWRQMKGSGNSFLQYNIYYPDNTTVWNSLSKLSGTGNGLSQSLIYSAIINPSQPAQPAGSYSDTVQFVVEY; translated from the coding sequence ATGAATAACATACACAGCAAACCATCATCGTCTGTCTTAACTCATTATATGGTTCTGAGTATTGCCCTGTTTATTTTGCTCATAGCATCTCCACTACAGGCTGCTACCTGCAGAATTACCGCCAGTCCTGCGGCAGAAGATCTTGGAACCACCAGCTCATTTAACGTCAATAGCGCCAACGGACTAAGCACTTCCGGGCCAGGAGGGATTTCCTGTTCAGGGCTAAGCATTGACCTGTTATCCGGTAGCGTATTAACCGGAACCTTGAAAACTACCACCAATAACATGAATCTGGTTAACACGCAGATTCCCGGCGCAAAAATCCCTTATATGTTATACGCCGATAACACCACCAACTATCCTTTTATCAAGGATCAAGCCGTAAACTATGGGGCTGGTGGCCTTAATATTCTTAATCTGTTGGTGGTTGGACTAGGCGGTTCAACGACGATTTACACCAAGACGACTCCTCTGCAAAATATTCCTGCCGGAACCTATACAGATACAGTGACTATCTACTGGTATTCTAAAATGTGTCTGGCTAACCTGTTAGGAGCCTGTATCAGCCTGTCTCCCCCAGATGAAGGCACCAGCACCATTCAGATAAAGCTGATTGTGACTAAAGATTGTCAAATTATCACTACAACCAATATTAACTTTGGCAGCAGCGCCTTTGTCGATCAGTTCCCGATAAAAGCTAATAACACGGTAACTCTTACTTGCTCAGCTCAAACACCCTATAAAACCTACTTTACTAATGGGGATAACTACAGCGATCCCTGGCGACAAATGAAAGGCTCAGGAAACAGTTTCCTGCAATACAATATCTATTACCCCGACAACACCACGGTTTGGAACAGCCTGTCCAAGTTATCTGGCACCGGTAACGGTCTGAGCCAAAGCCTGATCTACTCAGCGATCATTAACCCTAGCCAGCCAGCACAACCCGCTGGTAGCTATAGTGATACTGTCCAGTTTGTCGTGGAATATTAA
- a CDS encoding Csu type fimbrial protein — MHLWFKTCQCILLVVNIITPSSVLAVTVKSATVSITANVFPACSAGSTSGGTTTFGVMNFGTHSTLSREIKLIGQSNAGAILVQCAPGVNYQIVLGAGKSSNVAQRYMTGSQSGQRINYNLYSDANYTAIWDDTLGITKTANGLQEWVKSMDIFQHNQLP; from the coding sequence ATGCATCTTTGGTTTAAAACCTGCCAATGCATCCTGTTGGTAGTCAATATTATTACCCCATCATCGGTGTTGGCAGTAACGGTAAAATCGGCAACGGTTTCCATCACTGCCAACGTCTTTCCCGCCTGCAGTGCGGGTTCTACCTCCGGGGGAACCACAACCTTTGGCGTAATGAATTTTGGTACTCACAGTACATTAAGTCGAGAGATAAAACTTATCGGACAAAGTAATGCCGGAGCCATTCTGGTGCAGTGTGCACCCGGAGTTAATTATCAGATCGTGTTAGGGGCAGGAAAAAGCAGCAACGTAGCACAACGCTATATGACTGGCAGTCAGTCTGGCCAACGGATCAACTATAACCTCTACAGTGACGCTAATTACACCGCTATCTGGGACGATACTCTGGGTATTACTAAAACTGCTAATGGCCTACAGGAATGGGTCAAGTCTATGGATATATTCCAGCACAATCAACTCCCGTAG
- a CDS encoding Csu type fimbrial protein, producing the protein MKKVFLALTCITSLISSATVFAAGNGQVSGTLGVQLTITNGCAINGNSVQGSPTGLGTLDFGSHSTLANDITAQSASSSSGTIKVQCTNTLPYTVTLDSGEHAQGTQRRLAQGSEFVNYNLYQDSLRAVLWEDTTLLSRTSTGVPDDLTVYGLVPPQTTPSAGIYSDTVLVTVDW; encoded by the coding sequence ATGAAGAAAGTTTTTCTTGCATTAACCTGCATAACATCACTAATCAGTTCAGCCACTGTCTTTGCTGCCGGCAATGGTCAGGTAAGCGGTACATTAGGCGTACAACTAACCATCACGAATGGCTGTGCAATCAATGGTAATAGCGTTCAGGGTTCACCAACAGGTTTGGGTACACTGGATTTTGGTAGTCACTCCACATTAGCCAATGATATTACAGCACAATCAGCCAGTAGCAGCAGTGGCACCATCAAAGTTCAATGCACGAATACCCTACCCTATACCGTTACTCTCGATAGCGGTGAGCACGCGCAAGGCACGCAACGTCGTTTGGCTCAGGGAAGCGAGTTTGTAAATTATAACCTCTATCAGGATTCCCTACGCGCCGTACTTTGGGAAGATACAACGTTATTAAGCAGAACCTCAACCGGGGTTCCTGATGATTTGACCGTATATGGTCTGGTGCCGCCACAAACCACACCGTCAGCCGGTATCTATTCGGATACCGTCCTGGTTACTGTGGACTGGTAA
- a CDS encoding aminoacyl-histidine dipeptidase — MSDLAQLSPQHLWQHFAKICSIPHPSKHEEALAQYIVNWAKEKKLHAERDAVGNILIRKPATAGMENRKSVVLQAHLDMVPQKNNDTEHDFEKDPIQTYVDGQWLKARGTTLGADNGIGMASALAVLSDDTLTHGPIEVLLTMTEETGMDGAFGLQPNWLQSEILINTDSETEGEIYMGCAGGVDCITRLPLTREAAPAGNQLFKLSLKGLKGGHSGGDIHLGLGNANKLMARFLATHAKTLQIRLLSFNGGTLRNAIPREATVVLSLPAANAEALKKASADYLALLNHELAAVEKNIALLVEPTECGSQALTLDSQSRLIGLINASPNGVVRMSDSVKGVVETSLNVGVVSTEQDYAQVLYLIRSLIDSGKEYVVEVLTSLGELAGAEVNAKGGYPGWQPDPASPVMNLVRESYKKLFDTTPHIMVIHAGLECGLFKRPYPEMDMVSIGPTITGAHSPDEQVHIASVGRYWQLLTQVLKSIPERN, encoded by the coding sequence GTGTCTGATTTAGCTCAACTTTCGCCACAGCATCTATGGCAACACTTCGCAAAAATTTGTTCAATTCCCCATCCATCTAAACATGAAGAAGCCTTAGCGCAATACATTGTTAACTGGGCAAAAGAAAAAAAACTGCATGCTGAACGCGACGCTGTCGGCAATATACTGATCCGTAAACCAGCGACTGCGGGTATGGAAAATCGTAAGTCTGTGGTTTTACAGGCTCACCTGGATATGGTTCCACAAAAGAATAACGACACTGAGCACGATTTCGAAAAAGACCCAATACAAACCTATGTAGACGGTCAATGGTTAAAAGCCCGTGGTACTACACTGGGTGCCGATAATGGTATTGGTATGGCATCTGCTCTGGCTGTGTTATCCGATGACACATTAACTCATGGTCCGATTGAAGTTCTGTTAACCATGACTGAAGAAACCGGTATGGATGGTGCTTTCGGTTTACAGCCAAACTGGCTACAAAGTGAAATCCTGATTAACACCGACTCCGAAACCGAAGGTGAAATATATATGGGCTGCGCCGGTGGCGTAGACTGTATTACAAGATTGCCACTTACCCGTGAAGCAGCACCGGCGGGTAACCAGCTGTTTAAACTCTCATTAAAAGGGTTAAAAGGCGGTCACTCTGGTGGTGATATCCATCTGGGTTTAGGTAATGCTAACAAGCTGATGGCTCGTTTTTTGGCAACTCATGCTAAAACGCTGCAAATTCGCCTGCTCTCTTTCAATGGCGGTACCCTGCGTAACGCGATTCCACGTGAAGCTACCGTGGTATTAAGCCTGCCAGCGGCTAATGCTGAAGCGCTGAAAAAAGCGAGTGCTGATTATCTGGCTCTGCTGAATCATGAACTGGCGGCTGTTGAAAAAAATATAGCATTGCTGGTTGAACCAACTGAATGTGGTTCACAGGCTCTGACGCTGGATAGCCAGTCACGTTTGATTGGCCTGATTAACGCCAGCCCTAATGGTGTGGTTCGCATGAGTGATTCCGTTAAGGGTGTGGTTGAAACCTCCCTGAACGTTGGTGTAGTCAGCACCGAACAGGACTATGCTCAGGTTCTCTATCTGATCCGTTCATTAATCGACAGCGGTAAAGAGTATGTAGTTGAAGTACTGACTTCATTGGGTGAATTAGCTGGTGCAGAGGTTAACGCTAAAGGCGGTTACCCTGGCTGGCAACCAGACCCGGCATCACCGGTTATGAATCTGGTACGCGAAAGCTATAAAAAGCTATTCGATACCACACCTCATATTATGGTGATTCATGCTGGTCTGGAGTGTGGTCTGTTCAAGCGCCCTTATCCTGAAATGGATATGGTTTCTATCGGGCCAACCATTACTGGTGCACACTCACCTGATGAGCAGGTTCATATCGCCAGCGTTGGTCGTTACTGGCAGTTGCTGACTCAGGTATTAAAATCAATTCCTGAACGCAATTAA
- the gpt gene encoding xanthine phosphoribosyltransferase has protein sequence MSEKYVVTWDMLQIEARKLAHRLLPKEQWKGIIAVSRGGLVPAALLARELSIRYVDTVCISSYDHDNQREMKILKRAEGDGEGFIVIDDLVDTGSTAKAIRDMYPKAHFVTIFAKPAGQPLVDDYVVDIPQDTWIEQPWDMGVAFVKPIGDC, from the coding sequence ATGAGCGAAAAATACGTCGTCACTTGGGATATGTTGCAGATTGAAGCCCGTAAGCTTGCCCATCGCTTACTGCCGAAAGAACAATGGAAAGGTATCATTGCTGTGAGTCGTGGTGGTTTAGTGCCTGCTGCGTTACTGGCTCGCGAACTCAGTATCCGTTATGTAGATACCGTTTGTATCTCCAGCTATGACCATGATAATCAGCGCGAAATGAAAATTTTGAAGCGTGCTGAAGGCGATGGCGAAGGCTTTATTGTGATTGACGATTTAGTGGATACCGGTAGTACCGCTAAAGCAATTCGCGATATGTATCCAAAAGCTCACTTTGTGACTATTTTTGCTAAACCTGCTGGTCAGCCGTTGGTGGATGATTATGTAGTTGATATTCCACAGGATACCTGGATTGAGCAACCGTGGGATATGGGCGTCGCATTTGTGAAGCCAATTGGTGATTGCTGA
- the frsA gene encoding esterase FrsA: MPKANLSEVLFKPSFKHPETSTLVKRIEQTNASIQSSLEGETQSNWYRMINKTIWSWRGVDPIEAEEVLARIAASPNERTDEGLLDTVVGYRGGNWIYEWAKEGMVWQKKALDLACQDPITAGSYWLKASHFYSIASYPHLRGDQLAEQAELLADRAYKEAANYLPFELKSIDFKVEGGNLAGFLHIPSEGKGPHPTVLLCGGLDNLQNDYYPLFVNYLAPKGIAMLCVDLPSLGFSSRWTLTEDTSLLHRQVLNQLDQVPWIDHQRVVALGIRFGANVAVRLGYLESRRLRGVACLGPIVHDLFVNKETQLKTPIVYRDMIASRLKMDSTTDNLLHTELIRYSLKTQGLLGRRCPIPMCSASFEKDVFSPLSESKLIVSSTGDGKLITVASTPLLNNLNSGLEQLSEWINQKLC; encoded by the coding sequence ATGCCAAAAGCTAATCTTTCAGAAGTGCTGTTTAAACCCTCTTTTAAACACCCGGAAACCTCAACGCTGGTCAAGCGTATAGAACAAACCAATGCCAGTATTCAATCGTCACTGGAAGGCGAAACTCAATCAAATTGGTATCGTATGATTAATAAAACCATATGGTCCTGGCGTGGTGTTGACCCGATAGAGGCTGAAGAGGTTCTGGCGCGTATTGCCGCCTCGCCTAATGAGCGAACGGATGAAGGGCTGTTAGATACGGTAGTTGGCTATCGGGGGGGAAACTGGATTTATGAATGGGCAAAAGAGGGGATGGTCTGGCAAAAAAAAGCCTTAGATCTGGCTTGTCAGGATCCGATAACCGCGGGCAGTTATTGGCTAAAAGCTTCTCACTTTTACAGCATTGCCAGCTATCCTCACCTGCGGGGCGATCAGTTAGCGGAGCAGGCAGAATTATTAGCTGACAGAGCTTATAAAGAAGCCGCAAACTATTTACCCTTTGAGTTGAAATCTATCGACTTTAAAGTTGAAGGTGGCAACCTGGCGGGCTTTTTACATATTCCATCCGAAGGAAAAGGGCCACATCCAACGGTTTTATTGTGTGGGGGATTAGATAATCTGCAAAACGATTATTATCCTCTGTTTGTGAATTATCTGGCACCAAAAGGCATTGCGATGCTGTGCGTTGATTTACCTTCCCTTGGTTTTTCATCTCGCTGGACCTTAACCGAAGACACCAGTCTGCTCCATCGTCAGGTATTGAACCAATTAGATCAGGTGCCATGGATTGATCATCAACGTGTGGTGGCGTTGGGTATTCGTTTTGGTGCCAATGTCGCAGTTCGTCTGGGATATCTGGAGTCACGTCGCTTGCGCGGAGTTGCCTGTTTAGGGCCGATTGTTCATGATTTGTTTGTAAATAAAGAAACTCAACTTAAGACGCCAATTGTCTATCGGGATATGATCGCCAGTCGCCTGAAGATGGATTCAACAACCGATAATTTATTACATACTGAATTAATTCGATATTCGCTGAAAACGCAAGGGCTGTTGGGGCGACGCTGTCCAATTCCTATGTGTTCAGCCAGTTTTGAGAAGGACGTTTTCAGCCCATTATCTGAATCAAAGCTGATCGTTTCTTCTACCGGAGATGGAAAATTAATCACAGTCGCTTCGACCCCATTACTCAATAATTTAAATAGCGGATTGGAACAATTAAGCGAGTGGATTAATCAAAAGTTATGCTAA
- a CDS encoding fimbrial biogenesis chaperone: MTHIKQPILLITSALLFFCFYFQSLAYASSILIWPIDPVIEDEQNATAIWLENQDSKPAYMQIRVLEWQQSSGENQYQRQSDISVSPPFVLIEPGKRQMVRLVKNIKIPANQEKAYRILVDETPRAKKDNEPEDNQNVSIGVKFQMRYSIPLFVSGQGIWTNPDYNKNRDIKTATTPELSYQISNLNGQSYLSVRNDGKVHARLSKLSNLSGNKTTTLVDGLVGYVLPGSVMRFPISKNSRSSGYDKLQALINNDPDPVQLIKR, encoded by the coding sequence ATGACACATATAAAACAACCTATTTTACTGATTACCTCTGCCCTGCTGTTTTTTTGTTTCTATTTTCAATCACTAGCCTATGCCAGCTCAATTCTTATCTGGCCAATCGATCCAGTTATTGAAGATGAACAAAATGCTACCGCCATCTGGCTGGAGAATCAGGATAGTAAACCTGCTTATATGCAAATTCGAGTGTTGGAGTGGCAACAAAGCTCAGGTGAAAACCAATACCAACGGCAATCGGATATATCCGTTAGTCCACCTTTCGTTCTAATCGAACCGGGAAAACGTCAGATGGTTCGTCTGGTAAAAAATATCAAAATCCCGGCTAATCAGGAAAAAGCCTACCGAATTCTGGTAGATGAAACGCCAAGAGCTAAAAAGGATAATGAACCAGAGGATAATCAGAATGTTAGTATCGGCGTGAAATTCCAAATGCGTTACTCCATTCCTCTGTTTGTCAGTGGCCAGGGGATTTGGACCAATCCTGATTACAATAAAAACAGAGACATTAAAACCGCAACAACGCCTGAACTCAGTTATCAGATAAGCAATCTGAATGGGCAATCTTATCTCAGCGTCAGGAATGACGGTAAGGTTCATGCACGATTGTCAAAACTGAGCAATTTGTCCGGAAACAAAACTACAACACTGGTAGATGGTCTGGTGGGATATGTGCTACCCGGCTCCGTTATGCGTTTCCCTATTTCTAAAAACAGTCGTTCTTCTGGCTATGACAAGCTGCAGGCACTAATTAATAACGATCCTGACCCGGTTCAACTAATTAAACGCTAG
- a CDS encoding fimbria/pilus outer membrane usher protein yields the protein MMINAAREFDAGVFLRDALLNKVLLPLNILLFSLPLMAVQPTLSESTVNSSVSERPDAPPRPVSDTDELPEMSLMLEIVINGRQTQDITPVSYRSGHYYITSEAFNRLGLPLKITDSPEVEIDTLKDVQASYESNTQQLLITVPSNWLPEQQIKDYKTQSFEQAESTLGLLFNYDIYASHNSGDTESNAVSAYTEQRLLGAIGVLSNNGIYNQNLNSDTNNNTDSRYLRYDTKWYYNDEKRMLKYSIGDIITDALSWSTSIRLGGLQIGRNFSTRPDLITYPLPQFAGQAAVPSAVDVYIDSYKYSSSNVNPGPFTIETVPYINGAGNANVVVTDPLGRQVNTSVSFYVSSELLQQGLSDFSLSAGKIRNNYGLKNFDYDNNAASTTLRYGLTNWMTLEGRAEGASQLNVEGIGANLKLGSFGILSGSYSQSHAQKDAFKAANAPTLSPDITPSDNHSLNGNQSSVGYSYTQRYFGINAQRVIRSGGYGDLSSYKSTYRLDKQVDQITANTSFDQYGSIGIGYFDVHQSDNHRFRLLNLSYSVPLFKNSSLYASVNREIGASGYSAQVIISIPLGDWGGASVSSSRDENNNWTHQANYNRAAPTDGGLGWNLSYAKNPSGQTDYKQASLDLSARKMRLQGGIYGSDQQTYWGEVSGSVVAIKQNLYASRTISDSFALISTTGYPDIPVRYENQPLGKTDSNGYLLIPTVTSYTHGKYEIDPIGLPADVKVPVVEQYRSVKQSSGTVIEFPVSKILPATLTLVDSTGTPLPRGSIIYLNGQDNVSYVGWDGDSYLENIAAENNLVVQRADNRAQCYVHFTLPTPEPTGVITLNTLVCSEEGKP from the coding sequence ATGATGATTAACGCAGCAAGAGAATTTGATGCTGGTGTGTTTCTGCGCGACGCCCTGCTCAACAAAGTCTTATTGCCTTTGAATATTCTGCTGTTCTCACTGCCACTAATGGCTGTGCAGCCGACCTTATCAGAATCAACGGTCAATTCATCGGTATCAGAGAGACCGGATGCGCCACCGCGCCCGGTTTCCGATACCGATGAGCTACCCGAAATGTCACTCATGTTGGAAATCGTTATTAATGGTCGTCAGACACAAGATATCACCCCGGTTTCTTACCGCTCAGGCCATTACTACATTACTTCTGAAGCATTTAATCGACTTGGTTTGCCGCTAAAAATTACTGATTCTCCAGAAGTTGAAATCGATACGCTTAAAGATGTGCAGGCCAGTTACGAAAGTAATACTCAGCAATTATTAATCACAGTGCCATCCAACTGGTTACCAGAACAACAAATCAAAGATTATAAAACTCAGTCTTTTGAGCAGGCTGAAAGCACGCTTGGTCTGCTGTTTAACTATGATATCTATGCCAGCCATAACTCTGGCGATACAGAAAGCAATGCTGTCTCTGCCTATACGGAACAGCGTTTATTAGGCGCTATCGGTGTGCTCTCTAATAATGGCATCTATAACCAAAATCTGAATTCTGATACCAACAATAATACCGACAGCCGCTATCTTCGCTACGATACCAAATGGTATTACAACGATGAAAAACGCATGTTGAAATACAGCATCGGCGACATTATTACAGACGCCCTTTCCTGGAGTACCTCCATTCGCCTTGGTGGGTTACAGATTGGTCGTAACTTCTCAACCCGTCCGGATTTAATTACATATCCTTTACCCCAGTTTGCTGGACAGGCAGCCGTTCCCAGTGCGGTTGATGTCTACATCGATAGCTACAAATACTCCAGCTCAAACGTCAATCCCGGCCCCTTTACCATTGAAACCGTGCCTTACATTAATGGTGCTGGTAATGCTAACGTGGTGGTAACCGATCCTTTGGGCCGTCAGGTTAATACATCAGTATCGTTTTACGTCTCCAGTGAATTGCTACAACAAGGGCTAAGCGACTTTAGCCTGTCAGCAGGAAAGATCCGTAATAACTATGGTCTGAAAAATTTTGATTATGATAATAATGCCGCCAGCACCACTCTGCGCTATGGATTAACTAACTGGATGACGCTGGAAGGCCGGGCAGAAGGTGCCAGTCAGCTAAATGTAGAAGGCATTGGAGCCAATCTTAAACTTGGTTCCTTTGGTATCTTAAGTGGTTCATACAGCCAGAGTCATGCACAAAAAGATGCTTTTAAAGCGGCAAACGCCCCTACTCTATCACCTGATATCACGCCGTCTGATAATCACTCTCTTAATGGTAATCAAAGCTCTGTTGGTTACTCTTACACTCAACGTTATTTCGGAATTAATGCCCAAAGAGTCATTCGTAGTGGTGGCTATGGCGATCTCTCCAGCTATAAAAGTACCTACCGGTTAGACAAACAGGTTGACCAAATTACGGCTAACACCTCATTTGACCAATATGGTTCTATCGGTATTGGTTACTTTGATGTTCATCAGTCGGATAATCATCGCTTTCGATTGCTAAACCTGTCTTACAGTGTCCCTCTGTTTAAGAACAGCAGCCTGTATGCTTCGGTTAACCGTGAAATTGGCGCTTCCGGTTATAGTGCGCAAGTGATTATCAGCATTCCATTAGGAGATTGGGGGGGAGCCTCTGTCAGTTCCAGTCGTGATGAAAATAATAACTGGACACATCAGGCTAACTATAACCGGGCAGCACCTACCGATGGCGGACTGGGATGGAATCTCTCTTATGCTAAAAACCCTTCTGGCCAAACAGATTACAAACAGGCCAGTCTTGACCTCTCAGCACGAAAAATGCGCCTTCAGGGAGGGATTTATGGTAGCGACCAACAAACCTATTGGGGAGAAGTCAGCGGTTCAGTGGTTGCGATTAAGCAAAACCTTTATGCCTCCAGAACCATTAGTGACTCTTTCGCATTAATCTCAACCACTGGCTATCCGGATATTCCGGTGCGTTATGAAAATCAGCCACTGGGGAAAACCGACAGTAACGGATACTTGCTGATTCCAACCGTTACCTCATATACCCATGGTAAATATGAAATTGACCCTATTGGTTTACCCGCCGATGTAAAAGTCCCAGTGGTTGAACAATATCGCTCAGTTAAGCAAAGCAGCGGTACTGTTATTGAATTTCCCGTCAGCAAAATCTTACCGGCCACCCTGACGCTGGTGGATAGCACCGGTACTCCACTTCCCAGGGGCAGCATTATCTATTTAAACGGTCAGGACAATGTGAGTTATGTCGGTTGGGATGGGGATTCCTATCTGGAAAATATCGCAGCAGAAAACAATTTAGTGGTTCAACGAGCTGATAACCGTGCTCAATGTTACGTTCACTTTACGTTACCAACACCAGAACCCACAGGGGTCATTACGCTAAATACGCTGGTGTGCTCAGAAGAAGGCAAGCCATGA
- a CDS encoding glutathione peroxidase, with translation MNQLFSIPLLNIHGETKSMGDFMAKAILVVNTASECGFTPQYQELEQLWQRYSAQGLMVLGFPCNQFGQQEKGSNQEIEAFCQLNYGVSFPMFAKVEVNGSDAHPLFRYLKSKAPGLLGHQAIKWNFTKFLISDEGRRVERFAPVTKPLTLEDKIVRILTVSPTD, from the coding sequence TTGAATCAACTGTTTTCTATTCCATTGCTTAACATCCACGGCGAAACAAAAAGCATGGGTGATTTTATGGCGAAAGCCATACTGGTAGTGAATACCGCCAGTGAATGTGGATTTACGCCGCAATATCAGGAGTTGGAACAGCTGTGGCAACGTTACAGTGCTCAGGGATTGATGGTATTGGGGTTTCCTTGTAATCAGTTTGGTCAGCAGGAGAAGGGTAGCAATCAGGAGATTGAAGCTTTTTGTCAACTTAACTACGGCGTTAGTTTTCCTATGTTTGCTAAAGTTGAAGTAAATGGCTCAGATGCTCATCCACTATTTCGTTATCTAAAGTCAAAAGCACCGGGATTATTGGGGCATCAGGCGATCAAATGGAACTTTACTAAATTTTTAATTAGTGATGAAGGACGAAGGGTGGAACGATTTGCTCCCGTGACAAAACCACTGACGCTGGAAGATAAAATTGTTCGGATATTGACGGTTTCTCCAACAGATTAG
- a CDS encoding Csu type fimbrial protein produces the protein MKKTIPAFMIVISTLGLILTCFAMASVVYADSRTKDVKIDATITAGINFGNNISSLFNNIDVTSTQNAGSIMVRCTPKTNVTLGIDGGLNSGGTVGTGRLMKLATGTNTLKYQLYQDSNHTTIWGNNSNGGQNLTVMSDGSVQKIDIYARLFSSTSLPAVGQYSDTVLITVSY, from the coding sequence ATGAAAAAAACTATTCCTGCTTTTATGATCGTGATTTCTACTCTGGGTCTGATTTTAACTTGTTTCGCCATGGCCTCTGTCGTTTATGCCGACTCTCGAACCAAAGACGTCAAAATTGATGCCACCATCACTGCTGGCATCAATTTTGGTAACAATATCTCCTCACTGTTCAACAATATCGATGTGACATCAACACAAAATGCCGGCTCGATCATGGTGAGATGCACACCAAAAACCAATGTCACTTTGGGTATTGACGGCGGATTGAACAGCGGAGGAACCGTTGGTACTGGCCGATTAATGAAACTCGCCACGGGTACCAACACCCTGAAATACCAGCTCTATCAGGATAGTAATCACACCACCATTTGGGGAAATAACAGCAATGGTGGGCAAAATTTAACAGTCATGAGCGATGGTAGCGTACAAAAGATCGATATTTACGCTCGTCTGTTTTCCTCTACCTCACTACCTGCCGTCGGGCAATACAGCGATACCGTATTAATTACCGTCAGTTATTAA
- the rraA gene encoding ribonuclease E activity regulator RraA has translation MGNPNNITKVADLCDAFSDRVRVFAPLFTDFGGKTEFHGPVATVKCFEDNSLVKSLSLTPGNGRIMVVDGGGSTRCALLGDNLAANLINNGWQGAIIYGYIRDKAELAQMPVGIKALGAIPLRSAQKSEGTLGKPVEFAGQIIQEGDYIYADDDGIIILNPV, from the coding sequence ATGGGTAACCCCAATAACATCACCAAAGTAGCCGATCTGTGCGATGCCTTTAGCGACCGCGTTCGGGTATTTGCACCACTGTTCACTGACTTTGGTGGGAAAACTGAATTTCATGGCCCCGTAGCTACAGTAAAGTGTTTTGAAGATAACTCTCTGGTAAAAAGTCTGAGCCTGACACCCGGTAACGGCAGAATTATGGTGGTTGACGGTGGAGGAAGTACGCGCTGCGCTCTGCTGGGGGATAATCTGGCGGCTAATTTGATTAATAATGGTTGGCAGGGAGCGATTATCTACGGCTATATCCGTGATAAAGCAGAGCTGGCTCAGATGCCTGTCGGCATTAAAGCGCTCGGCGCCATACCACTACGCTCCGCCCAGAAGTCTGAAGGTACACTGGGGAAACCCGTCGAATTCGCCGGTCAGATAATCCAGGAGGGAGATTATATTTATGCTGACGACGACGGTATCATCATTCTTAATCCCGTCTGA